A segment of the Thiohalobacter sp. genome:
GGCAACAACGGCGGCGATGGCTGGGTGGTGGCGCGGCTGGCACAGGCCGCCGGGCTCGAGGTGACGGTGGTCAGCCTGCTCGAACCGGAACGACTGCAGGGGGAAGCCGCGCGGGCGGCCCGCGATGCCGTCGGGGCCGGGGTGCGCTGGCAGCCCTTCACGGGTGGCCTTCCGGAGGCCGATGTCCGCGTCGATGCCCTGCTGGGTACCGGACTTGCGCGACCGGTCGCGGGCCCCTGGGCCGAGGCCATCGGGCTGCTCAATGTCAGTGGCCGGCCGGTGATTGCGGTCGACGTGCCGAGCGGGGTCGATGCCGACACCGGCGCCATCCGCGGGGCCGCGGTGCGCGCGGAGGTCACGGTTTCCTTCATTGGCCGCAAGTTCGGCCTCTACACCGGTGCAGGTTCCGAATGTGGCGGCGAGCGGCGCTTCGACGATCTCGGGGTGCCCTCCGAGGTGTCCGCCGGCCTGGTGCCCCACGGCTGGCTGGCGGTGCCCGGGCTGGTTACCCGCTGGTTGCCGCGTCGCCATCGCAATGCCCACAAGGGCGATTTCGGCCATGTGCTGGTGGTCGGTGGCCAGCCGGGGATGGCGGGCGCCGCGCGGCTGGCATCAGCCGCGGCGCTGCGCACCGGCGCGGGCCTGGTCAGTCTGGCCACCCACCCGGTGCATGCGGCGATCGCGGCGGCGGAACGGCCGGAACTGATGGCCCGCGGCGTCGCCGACGCCGAGGCCCTGGCGCCGCTGCTGGCCCGCGCCGGCGTGATTGCACTGGGACCCGGCCTGGGACAGGGCGACTGGGGGCGGCCCCTGTTCGAGGCCGGCCTCGACAGCGGTCTGCCGCTGGTGGTGGATGCCGACGGCCTCAATCTGCTGGCCGGCGCGCCGCGGCGCTGTGATCGCTGGGTCCTGACCCCCCATCCGGGCGAGGCCGCGCGCCTGCTCGACCGGCCCGTGGCCGAGGTGCAGGCCGATCGCCATGCGGCGGTTCGCGATCTGGCAGTCCGCTACGGCGGTGTGGCCGTGCTCAAGGGTGCCGGCACGCTGGTGAGCGATGGCGAGACCGTGGCCGTGGTCGGTCGTGGCAATCCGGGCATGGGCAGCGGCGGCATGGGGGACCTGCTCACCGGCGTGATTGCCGCGCTGCGGGCGCAGGGGCTGACGGCGACGGAGGCGGCGCTGCTCGGGGCCTGGGTGCACGCCGAGGCGGGCGACCGCGCTGCGGCGGAGGGTGGCGAGCGCGGGCTGCTGGCCTCGGACCTGCTGCCCTGGCTGCGCCGGCTGGTGAATCCATGAGCGAGCGCTGCCTGGAGATCGCCGACGACGCGGCCATGCGCGCGCTCGGCGCGGCGCTGGCCCGGGCTCTGCCCCCCGGCGGCCTGGTGATCCATCTGCAGGGGGATCTCGGCGCCGGCAAGACCACGCTGGCGCGCGGCCTGTTGCGGGCGCTGGGTGTCAGCGGCCATGTGCGCAGCCCGACCTACACCCTGGTGGAGCCCTATGAAGTTCCCGGCCGGACGCTCGCTCACCTCGACCTGTACCGGCTGGCGGATCCCGAGGAACTGGAGTGGCTGGGGCTGCGTGATCTGCTGGCCGATGACGCGGTGCTGCTCGTCGAGTGGCCGGAGCGCGGCGAGGGCTTTCTGCCTCCGGCCGATCTGCTGGTCGCCATCGAGCACAACGACGACGGTCGTCGGCTGCGTTTGCGGGCCGGTTCTCCGGCTGGCGAACGCCTGCTGGCGCGTCTCGAGGTCTGACGTTCGGTCAATAGGCTGCGACTTTCTCTTGCCTGAACTTGAAAGGAATCCTGTGTAGTAGCCGGATTGCTCAGGAAAAACTTGAAATCTGTCCGGGGCGCGGTCTAGACTTGGGGCAGTCCTGCCGGGGGAAGGCCAGCGAGGGGAACGATGGGGATCTGGCGACAGATTGCGGGCGTGCTGCTGCTGGGCTGGGCGCTGATCGTCGGTGCCACGGAGGTTCGCGAGGTACGGGTGGGCGGTGACGCCGACGCCACCCGGGTGGTGCTGGAACTCGACGCCCCGGCGGAACATCGCATCTTCACCCTGTCCGCGCCGGACCGGGTGGTGGTGGATCTCCCCGCCGCCCGTTTCTCCGCTTCGCTCGATGAGTTGAATCTGGATCAGGGCCTGGTACGGGCCCTGCGCAAGGGCGTGCGCAACGGCCGCGACCTGCGCATCGTGCTCGATCTGCGGGCGCCGGCCAAGCCGCGCAGCTTTCTGCTCCCGGCCGCGGACGGCAAGGGTCCCCGTCTGGTCATCGATCTCGGTGAGAAGAAGACCGAAACCGCGGCGGTGCCGCGGGTGGTCAAGGACGCGGCCGAGGTCACTGCCCGGCCCCGCGATCTGATTATCGCCATCGATGCCGGCCACGGCGGCAAGGATCCCGGCGCGCGCGGTCGCCACGGGACCCGGGAAAAGGACGTGGTGCTGGCCATCGCCCGCAAGCTCGCCCGCCTGATCGAGCGCGAGCCCGGCATGAAGCCGGTGCTGATCCGCGATGGTGACTACTTCCTGCGTCTGCGTGAGCGTATCCGCCGCGCCCACGATCATCGTGCCGACCTGTTCATCTCCATCCATGCGGATGCCTTCAACGATACCCGCGTGCATGGCTCCTCGGTTTATGTACTGTCGCGTCGCGGTGCCAGTTCGGAAATGGCGCGGCTGCTGGCGCGTCACGAGAATACGGCCGACCTGGTCGGTGGCGTCAGTCTCGACGACAAGGATGACCTGCTGAAGACGGTACTGCTCGATCTGTCGCAATCGGCCAGTATCGAGGCCAGCACCGAAGTCGCCGACAAGGTGCTGCGCGAACTCAGGCGGGTGGGCAAGGTACACAAGCGCTCGGTGCAGAAGGCCGGCTTCGTGGTCCTCAAGTCACCGGACATTCCGTCCATCCTGGTGGAAACCGCCTTCATATCCAACCCGCGCGAGGAGCGCAAGCTGCGCGACCCCAGGCATCAGGAGCGTATGGCGCGCGCGATACTCGCCGGTGTTCGCGGCTATTTCGAGCAGAACCCGCCGCCCGGCACCCTGATCGCCGCGCGGGTGCGGGAACAGCGCCACGTCATTCGACCCGGTGATACCCTGTCGGGGATCGCGCGCCGCTACGACGTGTCCCTGCGCGAGCTGAAGGTCGCCAACGGGCTGGACTCCGACCGCCTGCGGGTCGGCGACGTGTTGCGCATTCCGCGCGGCAGCTGAGTTCCGCGGATATTCCGTTTCCGGCCGCGGGTCGGTGGTCGCCGGGCGGCGTGATAGAATCCGCCCATGCCCATTCGCCTGCTGCCGCCGCAGCTCGTCAACCAGATCGCCGCCGGCGAGGTGGTCGAGCGACCCGCCTCGGTCCTCAAGGAACTGCTGGAAAACAGCCTGGATGCCGGCGCGCGCAGCCTTGCGATCGACATCGAGCAGGGCGGACGGCGGCTGATCCGGGTGCGCGACGACGGCCTGGGCATCCCGCGCGAGGAGCTGACCCTGGCGCTGTCGCGGCATGCCACCAGCAAGATCGCCGATCTCGACGACCTGGAGCGGGTCGTCAGTCTGGGCTTTCGCGGCGAGGCCCTGCCCAGCATTGCCTCCGTGAGCCGGCTGCTGCTGGCCTCGCGCACGCCCGACGCCGACAGTGGCTGGCAGGTGCGCGGTGATGGCAGCGACCGCTTCGAGGCGCCGGAACCCGTGGCCCATCCCGTGGGCACCACGGTCGAGGTCCGCGACCTTTTCTTCAATACCCCCGCCCGACGCAAGTTCCTGCGCACCGATGCCACCGAGTTTCGCCATGTCGAGGACGTGGTGCGGCGTATCGCACTCAGCCGTCCCGGTGTCGCCATCGAGTTGAACCACAATCGCCGTACCCTGTGGCGGCTGCGGGCGGCCGGCGACCGGCTGGCGCAGGAACAGCGGCTGGCGAAGCTCTGCGGCGAGCCCTTCGTGGCCGAGTGCCGGTATCTGGAGCGCGAGAGCGGCGGGTTTCGCCTGCACGGCTGGATCGGACTGCCGACCTTCTCCCGCAGCCAGGCCGACCTGCAGTACTTCTTCGTCAACGGCCGCGCCATTCGCGACAAGGTGATCGCCCATGCGGTGCGTCAGGCCTACCAGGACGTGCTCTATCACGGCCGCCATCCGGCCTTTGTACTGTTCCTGGATATGGATCCGGCCGAGGTGGACGTGAACGTGCATCCGACCAAGCACGAGGTGCGCTTCCGCGACAGCCGCACCGTGCACGGCTTCATCAGTCACACCCTGGGCGAGGTTATCGCCGCCGAGCGGCCGGCTATGGTCAACCGCGCCCCGGTGCCGGCCGGCCTGTCGTCCGGGCAGGGCGGGGCGGCCGGCGTCGTGCCGGCTGTACCCGCACCGGCGCCGCGGCAGCAGCCCATGCCGCTGGCGGTGCGGGAACAGGTGGCGGCCTACGCGGCCCTGCACCCGCCGGTACCGGAGCCGGCGGCCGAGGTCGCCCCGGCCGGGGCGGAGGCGGCGGAGACGGTACCGCCCCTCGGCTATGCCATTGCCCAGTTGCACGGTGTCTACATACTGGCCCAGAACGCCGAGGGCCTGGTGATGGTGGACATGCACGCGGCGCACGAGCGCATCACCTACGAGCGGCTCAAGCAGGGCCTGGAGGGCGATGGCATCCGTGCCCAGCCTCTGCTGGTGCCGCTGACGCTGGCGGTGAGTGAACGCGAGGCCGATCTCGCCGAGGCGCATCCCGAGGTGTTTTCGGAGTTGGGCTTCGAGGTCGACCGCAGCGGTCCGGAGCAGGTCCGGGTGCGCCAGGTGCCGGCGCTGCTGGTCGAGGCGGACGTGGCGCAACTGGTGCGCGACGTGCTCGCCGATCTGGCCGAGCACGGGATGAGCGGGCGCCTGCGCGAGGCCGCAAACGCGGTGCTCTCCACCATGGCCTGTCACGGCTCGGTGCGCGCCAACCGCGAACTGACGCTGCCGGAGATGAACGCGCTGTTGCGCGAGATGGAAGGCACCGAACGCAGCGGTCAGTGCAATCATGGCCGGCCCACCTGGGTCGCCTGGTCACTGGCGGAACTGGACCAGTGGTTCCTGCGCGGCCGGTGAGCGCTCCGGCACCAACCCCGGTGGCCTGCATCATGGGCCCCACCGCCTCGGGCAAGACCGAGCTGGCGGTGGCGCTGGTAGAGCGCCTGCCGTTCGAGATCATCAGCGTCGACTCGGCGATGGTCTACCGCCACATGGACATAGGGACGGCCAAGCCCGATGCCGCCGTCCTCGCCCGCGCGCCGCACCGGCTGATCGACATCCTGGATCCCGCTGAAACCTACTCCGCCGCCCGTTTCCGGGCGGACTGCCTGGCGGAAATGGAACGGATCCGGGCCCGGGGGCGTCTACCGCTGCTGGTGGGCGGCACCGGGCTCTATTTCCGGGCGCTGGCCGAGGGTCTGGCCGATCTGCCCGGGGCCGATCCCGAGCTGCGGGCGGAACTGGCCGAACGGCTGGCGCAGGACGGTTCCGCCGGACTGCACGCCGAGCTGGCGCGGGTCGATCCCGAGTCCGCGGCGCGCATCCATCCCAACGATCCGCAGCGGCTGCAGCGGGCGCTGGAGGTGTACCGGCTCACCGGCGAGCCGCTGAGTGCCTGGCATGCCCGGCAGGCGGAGGTGGCCGTGCCGCTGCGGCGGCTGGTGCTGGCGCCGCCGCGCGAGGTGCTGGGCGCGCGCATCGAGCAGCGCTTCGATGCCATGCTGGCGGCCGGATTCGTCGACGAGGTGGGGGCGTTGCGGGCGCGCGGTGACCTTCATCCGGAACTGCCGTCGATGCGCGCGGTCGGATACCGGCAGGCGTGGCAGTTTCTCGACGGCGAGCTGGACGAGGCCGCGTTCCGGGAGCGGGCCATCGCGGCGACCCGGCAGTATGCCAAGCGGCAGCTCACCTGGTTTCGTCGCGAGCCCGCGGCGCACTGGGTCGACCCGCTGAACGAGGATCCGCTGGCCGCGGCAAGGGCCTTTTTCGAGGTCGCCGCCCCGGCTGTACAGTGACAGGTGCAGCGACTATGCTACACTTGCTCGAAATTTGAAAAGGCGATCGTTACCTTTTGTTCGCACAGGTAATTCCTAACAGCGGATGACGTCGGGATAATCTTTGGCGGGCATAATTACAAGAAGGAGAGGCGACATGGCGCGTGGGCAATCCTTGCAGGAACCCTTTCTCAATACGCTGCGCAAGGAGCGTGTTCCGGTTTCGATCTACCTGGTCAACGGCATCAAGTTGCAGGGCCAGATCGAATCCTTCGATCAGTTCGTGGTCCTGCTCAAGAACAGCGTCAGCCAGATGGTATACAAGCACGCGATTTCCACCGTGGTGCCGGCGCGCAACGTGCGCCTGTCGCACGGTCACGACAATGGTGACGGACCTGAACCCGGCAACCGCTGACGGTCTCCGGCAACGGTGGGAGGCGCTGCTTGTTTGAGCGTCCCCGCAGCGGTGAGCGGGCGTTGCTCGTTCACGTCAACCTTCCGCACGGGCAGGATCAGGAAGACCTCCAGGAGTTCGCCGAGCTGGCCGCATCGGCCGGAGCGCGCGTGCTCGGCTCGGTGGTTGCCACCCGGCGGGCACCCGACCCCCGCTACTTTGTGGGTGCCGGCAAGGCGGAGGAGATCCGCGCGCAGGCCGAGGCCCTTGGCGCCGAGCTGGTGCTGTTCAATCATGAACTGTCTCCGAGCCAGGAACGCAACCTGGAGCGGCTGTTCCGCTGCCGGGTGCTGGATCGTACCGGTCTGATCCTCGACATCTTCGCCCAGCGTGCCCGTTCCCACGAAGGCAAGCTGCAGGTGGAGCTGGCCCAGCTCAGGCACCTGTCCACCCGGCTGGTGCGCGGCTGGACCCACCTCGAGCGCCAGAAGGGCGGTATCGGCCTGCGCGGTCCCGGCGAGACCCAGCTCGAAACCGACCGCCGGCTGCTGGGCCAGCGCATCCGCCAGCTCAACCTGCGGCTGGACAAGGTGCAGCGCCAGCGGGCGCAGGGACGGCGCGCGCGGACCCGCGCCGAGTTGCCGACCGTGTCCCTGGTCGGCTATACCAATGCCGGCAAGTCGACCCTGTTCAATCGTCTCACCGAGGCCGAGGTCTACGCCGCCGATCAGCTTTTTGCGACCCTGGATCCCACCCTGCGCCGGCTGGAATTGCCGGGCGCCGGCCCCCTGGTGCTGGCCGATACCGTAGGGTTTATCCGTCACCTGCCGCACGATCTTGTGGCCGCCTTCCGCTCCACGCTGGAGGAGACGCGCAGCGCGGACCTGCTCCTGCACCTGGTCGATGCCAGCGATTCGGCGCACCGGGAACGGATCGGGCAGGTCAACCAGGTGCTGGCCGATATCGACGCCGGCGAAGTGCCGCAACTGGTCGTCTACAACAAGATCGACCGGCTGGGCGCGGAGCCGCGCCTGGAACGCGACGAGCAGGGTCGGCCCTGGCGGGTCTGGCTGTCGGCACGCAGCGGCGATGGCCTTGATCTGCTGGCGTCGGCGATTGCCGAGCGACTGGGTGGGCAGTTCATCGACGGCTGGGTAACCCTGGCGCCCGCGCAGGGCCGCCTGCGCGCGCAGCTCTATGCCAGCGGCTTCGTCATGGAGGAGCGTGCCGCCGAGGACGGCGGCAGCCACCTGCACCTACGCTTCCCGGCGGCCGAGTATGCGCGTCTGCAGGGCACGACCGATGGCGTACTGGCCGATCTGGCGCCCGACCCCGGGGCCGGCATGGTTGCGGCGGCTGCGCCGGCCCAATAGAATCAGCCCTTTGTTTTCCATGGCCAGCAGGACTGGCCGCCTCTCAAATTCTCACAGCAAACGGCCGCGGCGGGTTTCGAACCTGGCCGGCGCGTTGCGACGGAGCACAACCGGATGGCCTGGAACGAACCGGGTGGCAACAACCGCGATCCCTGGGGTGGACGCGGGGACGATCAGGGCCCACCTGACCTCGACGAGGTCGTGCGCAAGATGCAGGAAAAGCTCGGCGGCCTGTTCGGCGGGCGCGGCGGTCGTCGCGGTGGCGGGGGCACGGGCGCCATCGGCTTCGGGTTCCTGGCCATCGTGATCGCCGCTCTGTGGCTGGGTTCCGGATTCTACATCGTCGATTCCGCGGAACGCGGCGTTGTGCTGCGCTTTGGCAAGTATCAGGAAACCGTGGGACCGGGTTGGCACTGGCACATCCCCTATCCCATCGAACGGGTGGAAACGGTCAATGTCAATCAGGTGCGTCCGGCCCAGCATCGTGCCCAGATGCTGACCAAGGACGAGAATCTGGTTCAGATCGCACTG
Coding sequences within it:
- a CDS encoding N-acetylmuramoyl-L-alanine amidase; translation: MGIWRQIAGVLLLGWALIVGATEVREVRVGGDADATRVVLELDAPAEHRIFTLSAPDRVVVDLPAARFSASLDELNLDQGLVRALRKGVRNGRDLRIVLDLRAPAKPRSFLLPAADGKGPRLVIDLGEKKTETAAVPRVVKDAAEVTARPRDLIIAIDAGHGGKDPGARGRHGTREKDVVLAIARKLARLIEREPGMKPVLIRDGDYFLRLRERIRRAHDHRADLFISIHADAFNDTRVHGSSVYVLSRRGASSEMARLLARHENTADLVGGVSLDDKDDLLKTVLLDLSQSASIEASTEVADKVLRELRRVGKVHKRSVQKAGFVVLKSPDIPSILVETAFISNPREERKLRDPRHQERMARAILAGVRGYFEQNPPPGTLIAARVREQRHVIRPGDTLSGIARRYDVSLRELKVANGLDSDRLRVGDVLRIPRGS
- the tsaE gene encoding tRNA (adenosine(37)-N6)-threonylcarbamoyltransferase complex ATPase subunit type 1 TsaE; translation: MSERCLEIADDAAMRALGAALARALPPGGLVIHLQGDLGAGKTTLARGLLRALGVSGHVRSPTYTLVEPYEVPGRTLAHLDLYRLADPEELEWLGLRDLLADDAVLLVEWPERGEGFLPPADLLVAIEHNDDGRRLRLRAGSPAGERLLARLEV
- the miaA gene encoding tRNA (adenosine(37)-N6)-dimethylallyltransferase MiaA, which codes for MGPTASGKTELAVALVERLPFEIISVDSAMVYRHMDIGTAKPDAAVLARAPHRLIDILDPAETYSAARFRADCLAEMERIRARGRLPLLVGGTGLYFRALAEGLADLPGADPELRAELAERLAQDGSAGLHAELARVDPESAARIHPNDPQRLQRALEVYRLTGEPLSAWHARQAEVAVPLRRLVLAPPREVLGARIEQRFDAMLAAGFVDEVGALRARGDLHPELPSMRAVGYRQAWQFLDGELDEAAFRERAIAATRQYAKRQLTWFRREPAAHWVDPLNEDPLAAARAFFEVAAPAVQ
- the mutL gene encoding DNA mismatch repair endonuclease MutL, whose amino-acid sequence is MPIRLLPPQLVNQIAAGEVVERPASVLKELLENSLDAGARSLAIDIEQGGRRLIRVRDDGLGIPREELTLALSRHATSKIADLDDLERVVSLGFRGEALPSIASVSRLLLASRTPDADSGWQVRGDGSDRFEAPEPVAHPVGTTVEVRDLFFNTPARRKFLRTDATEFRHVEDVVRRIALSRPGVAIELNHNRRTLWRLRAAGDRLAQEQRLAKLCGEPFVAECRYLERESGGFRLHGWIGLPTFSRSQADLQYFFVNGRAIRDKVIAHAVRQAYQDVLYHGRHPAFVLFLDMDPAEVDVNVHPTKHEVRFRDSRTVHGFISHTLGEVIAAERPAMVNRAPVPAGLSSGQGGAAGVVPAVPAPAPRQQPMPLAVREQVAAYAALHPPVPEPAAEVAPAGAEAAETVPPLGYAIAQLHGVYILAQNAEGLVMVDMHAAHERITYERLKQGLEGDGIRAQPLLVPLTLAVSEREADLAEAHPEVFSELGFEVDRSGPEQVRVRQVPALLVEADVAQLVRDVLADLAEHGMSGRLREAANAVLSTMACHGSVRANRELTLPEMNALLREMEGTERSGQCNHGRPTWVAWSLAELDQWFLRGR
- the hflX gene encoding ribosome rescue GTPase HflX: MFERPRSGERALLVHVNLPHGQDQEDLQEFAELAASAGARVLGSVVATRRAPDPRYFVGAGKAEEIRAQAEALGAELVLFNHELSPSQERNLERLFRCRVLDRTGLILDIFAQRARSHEGKLQVELAQLRHLSTRLVRGWTHLERQKGGIGLRGPGETQLETDRRLLGQRIRQLNLRLDKVQRQRAQGRRARTRAELPTVSLVGYTNAGKSTLFNRLTEAEVYAADQLFATLDPTLRRLELPGAGPLVLADTVGFIRHLPHDLVAAFRSTLEETRSADLLLHLVDASDSAHRERIGQVNQVLADIDAGEVPQLVVYNKIDRLGAEPRLERDEQGRPWRVWLSARSGDGLDLLASAIAERLGGQFIDGWVTLAPAQGRLRAQLYASGFVMEERAAEDGGSHLHLRFPAAEYARLQGTTDGVLADLAPDPGAGMVAAAAPAQ
- a CDS encoding NAD(P)H-hydrate dehydratase; amino-acid sequence: MNTEFASLLHRSGCLPLYRAEQVREMDRRAIEERGIPGCELMSRAGAALFAVLRECWPEARRVGVLCGAGNNGGDGWVVARLAQAAGLEVTVVSLLEPERLQGEAARAARDAVGAGVRWQPFTGGLPEADVRVDALLGTGLARPVAGPWAEAIGLLNVSGRPVIAVDVPSGVDADTGAIRGAAVRAEVTVSFIGRKFGLYTGAGSECGGERRFDDLGVPSEVSAGLVPHGWLAVPGLVTRWLPRRHRNAHKGDFGHVLVVGGQPGMAGAARLASAAALRTGAGLVSLATHPVHAAIAAAERPELMARGVADAEALAPLLARAGVIALGPGLGQGDWGRPLFEAGLDSGLPLVVDADGLNLLAGAPRRCDRWVLTPHPGEAARLLDRPVAEVQADRHAAVRDLAVRYGGVAVLKGAGTLVSDGETVAVVGRGNPGMGSGGMGDLLTGVIAALRAQGLTATEAALLGAWVHAEAGDRAAAEGGERGLLASDLLPWLRRLVNP
- the hfq gene encoding RNA chaperone Hfq, which encodes MARGQSLQEPFLNTLRKERVPVSIYLVNGIKLQGQIESFDQFVVLLKNSVSQMVYKHAISTVVPARNVRLSHGHDNGDGPEPGNR